The Ktedonobacterales bacterium genome includes a region encoding these proteins:
- the hpnC gene encoding squalene synthase HpnC, protein MAAPISIEQAFDDCERLATTHYENFSVLSWFLPDRLRPHFSSVYAFCRHTDDLGDEGAGSPQERLAYLDAWETDLRRCFVVGDQPEHLYLIALRETIQRFNLPAEPFLRLIEANRIDQRVRRYATYADLLRYCEHSANPVGRLVLMLYGYRDFERQRCSDAICTALQLTNFWQDVGRDYHERGRIYLPAEDMARFDYSESALARGEATPAFRALIASEVERARTLFYEGMPLLARLRAFQRRSVALFALGGLEILAAIERRNYDVLSRRPTLSRRRKLWLMARVAVAPVAPPGRRRCKQ, encoded by the coding sequence ATGGCAGCGCCTATTTCAATCGAGCAGGCATTTGACGACTGTGAGCGGCTGGCAACCACGCACTACGAAAACTTCAGCGTCTTGTCGTGGTTTCTGCCGGACAGGCTGCGACCGCATTTCAGCAGCGTCTACGCTTTTTGCCGCCACACCGATGACCTGGGCGATGAAGGGGCGGGCAGCCCCCAAGAGCGCCTGGCGTATCTGGACGCCTGGGAAACAGACCTGCGGCGCTGCTTTGTGGTCGGCGATCAGCCAGAGCATCTCTATCTGATCGCCCTGCGCGAAACCATTCAGCGATTCAACCTGCCCGCCGAGCCGTTCTTGCGCCTGATCGAAGCTAACCGTATAGACCAGCGCGTCCGGCGCTATGCTACCTATGCCGATCTGCTGCGTTACTGCGAACACTCGGCTAATCCAGTTGGGCGGCTTGTATTGATGCTCTATGGCTATCGGGATTTCGAGCGCCAGCGATGCTCCGACGCAATCTGTACAGCCCTGCAACTCACCAATTTCTGGCAGGATGTGGGCCGCGATTATCACGAACGGGGCCGCATCTACCTGCCCGCCGAAGATATGGCGCGCTTCGACTACAGCGAATCAGCGTTGGCGCGCGGCGAGGCCACGCCTGCCTTTCGCGCCTTGATAGCGTCTGAAGTCGAGCGCGCTCGCACTCTGTTCTATGAGGGCATGCCCTTGCTGGCGCGGCTGAGAGCTTTCCAGCGCCGATCAGTCGCGCTCTTCGCTCTAGGGGGGCTGGAGATACTGGCCGCCATCGAGCGGCGTAATTATGATGTCCTTTCGCGGCGGCCCACACTCAGCAGGCGCAGGAAGCTCTGGCTGATGGCGCGGGTGGCTGTGGCGCCTGTAGCGCCGC